A stretch of the Oxyura jamaicensis isolate SHBP4307 breed ruddy duck chromosome 4, BPBGC_Ojam_1.0, whole genome shotgun sequence genome encodes the following:
- the CLGN gene encoding calmegin isoform X1, with the protein MHFQWDWLCLGLLIISSVTAEIENEEILGADVEVEDFDEQSQEADVDKDESSLGIVYQTPKPTGEVYFTETFDGVLTGWILSKTKKEDTDDNIAKYDGRWEVEELKENTVPGDRGLVLKSVAKHHAISTMLTKAFIFDNKPLIVQYEVNFQEGIDCGGAYIKLLSSSNDLNLEYFFDKTPYTIMFGPDKCGEDYKLHFIFRHKNPKTGEYDEKHAKRPDVDLKKFYLDKKTHLYTLVLKPDDTFEMLIDQTVVSKGSLLEDMVPPVNPPREIEDPADKKPDDWDERPKIPDPNAVKPDDWDEDEPSKIEDLDAVKPEGWLDDEPQYVPDPNAKKPKDWDEEMDGEWEAPQIPNPKCETAPGCGIWVRPMKNNPKYKGKWKAPMIDNPNYQGIWSPQKIPNPDYFEDPHPFEMTAVSAIGLELWSMTSDIYFDNFIICSEKEVADRWAADGWGLKKLVASANEPGMFSQLVTAAEDHPWLWVLYILTLALPIGLGVLFCWPAKKTDEDIEFKKTAISKAITKGEIKPEREELEDDEIDLEEEKENEDIVEDERREPEETKGELVKDSQKMEREASPSEDEGEGGDDIDEEEEIEVADGSQEEGDKSNKSGSEDEMKEDDESTSSGDGPLKSVRKRRVRKD; encoded by the exons ATGCATTTCCAGTGGGACTGGCTGTGCTTGGGTCTCCTGATAATTAGCTCAGTAACTGCAGAAATTGAAAACGAAGAAATTTTGGGTGCAGATGTTGAAGTGGAGGATTTTGACGAACAGTCTCAAGAAGCTGATGTTGACAAAGATGAATCTTCCTTAGGG ATTGTATACCAGACGCCAAAGCCAACTGGGGAAGTGTATTTTACAGAAACCTTTGATGGAGTGTTGACTGG GTGGATATTGTCTAAAACCAAGAAAGAAGACACGGATGATAACATTGCTAAATATGATG gaagaTGGGAAGTagaagagctgaaagaaaacacagtacCTGGAGACAGAGGATTAGTGTTAAAATCGGTGGCAAAGCATCATGCAATATCAACCATGCTAacaaaggcatttatttttgataataaACCTTTGATTGTTCA ATACGAAGTGAATTTTCAAGAAGGCATTGACTGTGGTGGTGCATATATTAAACTTCTCTCCAGTAGTAATGACTTGAATCTG GAATACTTTTTTGACAAAACACCTTATACTATTATGTTTGGACCAGATAAATGTGGAGAAGATTACAAACTACACTTTATCTTCAGACATAAGAATCCTAAAACAGGAGAGTATgatgaaaaacatgcaaaacGCCCTGATGTAGACCTAAAAAAGTTCTATTTGGACAAGAAGACTCACCTGTACACACTTG tgctAAAACCAGATGATACGTTTGAAATGTTAATCGACCAAACAGTTGTCAGTAAAGGAAGTCTCCTTGAGGATATGGTTCCTCCAGTAAACCCTCCCAGAGAAATAGAGGATCCTGCTGACAAGAAGCCTGATGATTGGGATGAAAGACCAAAAATACCTGATCCCAACGCTGTCAAACCAGATGACTG GGATGAAGATGAGCCTTCCAAAATAGAAGATCTTGATGCTGTTAAGCCTGAGGGATGGCTTGATGATGAACCACAGTATGTTCCAGACCCTAATGCAAAAAAACCAAAGGACTG GGATGAAGAAATGGATGGGGAGTGGGAAGCCCCTCAGATCCCTAATCCAAAGTGTGAGACCGCACCTGGTTGCGGAATCTGGGTGCGTCCCATGAAGAATAACCCAAAGtataaaggaaaatggaaagcacCTATGATAGATAATCCTAATTATCAG ggAATCTGGAGTCCTCAGAAAATACCTAACCCAGACTATTTTGAAGATCCTCATCCATTTGAGATGACAGCTGTCAGTGCGATTGGTTTAGAACTCTGGTCTATGACATCTGATATCTACTTCGATAACTTCATTAtatgttcagaaaaagaagtagCTGATCGTTGGGCAGCAGATGGCTGGGGCTTGAAGAAATTAGTAGCAAGTGCTAATGAG CCTGGAATGTTTAGTCAACTGGTGACAGCTGCAGAAGACCACCCATGGCTCTGGGTTCTTTACATCCTGACTTTAGCACTCCCCATTGGTCTAGGTGTGTTGTTCTGCTGGCCTGCAAAG AAAACAGATGAAGATATTGAGTTCAAGAAAACTGCTATATCTAAGGCAAttacaaaaggagaaataaaaccagagagAGAAGAGTTAGAAGATGATGAAATAgatttagaagaagaaaaagaaaatgaagatattgTTGAAGATG AGAGAAGAGAACCAGAGGAGACAAAAGGAGAGTTGGTAAAGGATTCACAGAAGATGGAAAGGGAGGCTTCTCCTTCAG AAGATGAGGGTGAAGGTGGTGACGATAttgatgaagaggaagaaattgaAGTTGCAGATGGAAGTCAAGAAGAAGGTGATAAGTCAAATAAATCTGGTTCAGAAGATGAA atgaAAGAAGATGATGAAAGCACAAGTTCTGGAGATGgtccactgaaatcagtgcgCAAAAGAAGAGTACGAAAGGACTGA
- the CLGN gene encoding calmegin isoform X2 — protein MHFQWDWLCLGLLIISSVTAEIENEEILGADVEVEDFDEQSQEADVDKDESSLGIVYQTPKPTGEVYFTETFDGVLTGWILSKTKKEDTDDNIAKYDGRWEVEELKENTVPGDRGLVLKSVAKHHAISTMLTKAFIFDNKPLIVQYEVNFQEGIDCGGAYIKLLSSSNDLNLEYFFDKTPYTIMFGPDKCGEDYKLHFIFRHKNPKTGEYDEKHAKRPDVDLKKFYLDKKTHLYTLVLKPDDTFEMLIDQTVVSKGSLLEDMVPPVNPPREIEDPADKKPDDWDERPKIPDPNAVKPDDWDEDEPSKIEDLDAVKPEGWLDDEPQYVPDPNAKKPKDWDEEMDGEWEAPQIPNPKCETAPGCGIWVRPMKNNPKYKGKWKAPMIDNPNYQGIWSPQKIPNPDYFEDPHPFEMTAVSAIGLELWSMTSDIYFDNFIICSEKEVADRWAADGWGLKKLVASANEPGMFSQLVTAAEDHPWLWVLYILTLALPIGLGVLFCWPAKKTDEDIEFKKTAISKAITKGEIKPEREELEDDEIDLEEEKENEDIVEDEDEGEGGDDIDEEEEIEVADGSQEEGDKSNKSGSEDEMKEDDESTSSGDGPLKSVRKRRVRKD, from the exons ATGCATTTCCAGTGGGACTGGCTGTGCTTGGGTCTCCTGATAATTAGCTCAGTAACTGCAGAAATTGAAAACGAAGAAATTTTGGGTGCAGATGTTGAAGTGGAGGATTTTGACGAACAGTCTCAAGAAGCTGATGTTGACAAAGATGAATCTTCCTTAGGG ATTGTATACCAGACGCCAAAGCCAACTGGGGAAGTGTATTTTACAGAAACCTTTGATGGAGTGTTGACTGG GTGGATATTGTCTAAAACCAAGAAAGAAGACACGGATGATAACATTGCTAAATATGATG gaagaTGGGAAGTagaagagctgaaagaaaacacagtacCTGGAGACAGAGGATTAGTGTTAAAATCGGTGGCAAAGCATCATGCAATATCAACCATGCTAacaaaggcatttatttttgataataaACCTTTGATTGTTCA ATACGAAGTGAATTTTCAAGAAGGCATTGACTGTGGTGGTGCATATATTAAACTTCTCTCCAGTAGTAATGACTTGAATCTG GAATACTTTTTTGACAAAACACCTTATACTATTATGTTTGGACCAGATAAATGTGGAGAAGATTACAAACTACACTTTATCTTCAGACATAAGAATCCTAAAACAGGAGAGTATgatgaaaaacatgcaaaacGCCCTGATGTAGACCTAAAAAAGTTCTATTTGGACAAGAAGACTCACCTGTACACACTTG tgctAAAACCAGATGATACGTTTGAAATGTTAATCGACCAAACAGTTGTCAGTAAAGGAAGTCTCCTTGAGGATATGGTTCCTCCAGTAAACCCTCCCAGAGAAATAGAGGATCCTGCTGACAAGAAGCCTGATGATTGGGATGAAAGACCAAAAATACCTGATCCCAACGCTGTCAAACCAGATGACTG GGATGAAGATGAGCCTTCCAAAATAGAAGATCTTGATGCTGTTAAGCCTGAGGGATGGCTTGATGATGAACCACAGTATGTTCCAGACCCTAATGCAAAAAAACCAAAGGACTG GGATGAAGAAATGGATGGGGAGTGGGAAGCCCCTCAGATCCCTAATCCAAAGTGTGAGACCGCACCTGGTTGCGGAATCTGGGTGCGTCCCATGAAGAATAACCCAAAGtataaaggaaaatggaaagcacCTATGATAGATAATCCTAATTATCAG ggAATCTGGAGTCCTCAGAAAATACCTAACCCAGACTATTTTGAAGATCCTCATCCATTTGAGATGACAGCTGTCAGTGCGATTGGTTTAGAACTCTGGTCTATGACATCTGATATCTACTTCGATAACTTCATTAtatgttcagaaaaagaagtagCTGATCGTTGGGCAGCAGATGGCTGGGGCTTGAAGAAATTAGTAGCAAGTGCTAATGAG CCTGGAATGTTTAGTCAACTGGTGACAGCTGCAGAAGACCACCCATGGCTCTGGGTTCTTTACATCCTGACTTTAGCACTCCCCATTGGTCTAGGTGTGTTGTTCTGCTGGCCTGCAAAG AAAACAGATGAAGATATTGAGTTCAAGAAAACTGCTATATCTAAGGCAAttacaaaaggagaaataaaaccagagagAGAAGAGTTAGAAGATGATGAAATAgatttagaagaagaaaaagaaaatgaagatattgTTGAAGATG AAGATGAGGGTGAAGGTGGTGACGATAttgatgaagaggaagaaattgaAGTTGCAGATGGAAGTCAAGAAGAAGGTGATAAGTCAAATAAATCTGGTTCAGAAGATGAA atgaAAGAAGATGATGAAAGCACAAGTTCTGGAGATGgtccactgaaatcagtgcgCAAAAGAAGAGTACGAAAGGACTGA